ACTTAATGTAGAGTGACAGAGGAGGTAAAGTGATGCGCAGAAAAGCTTTATTGATGGTTATGCTCTTAGTAGGCGCAATATTTGCAGGAAGCATTGCTGTTATGGCGAATAATGGTTCTGACGATTTCCCGGATTTACCAAGAGATCACCGGGTGGGCCCTGCCGTATACGCACTGGTTGACCAGGAGATTATTTCCGGTTTTCCTGATGGTACATTCCGTTTTCAGGATAATATCACCCGGGGAGATGCTGCAGTGATGATTGCAAGGGCATTGAGTTATGAAGATCTCAATAATCCGAATGTAACATTTGAAGATCCATTTGTGGATATTCCAACAACAGACCGTTATTTTAATGCCGCTAACTGGCTGAAAGAACAGCAAATCACAGGCGGATATCCAGATGGAACATTTGCACCACGGGATACGATTACCCGTGCTGAAATGGCAGTCATTCTGTCTCGTGCATTTGCTCTTGAGAAAACAAGTGATACATACTCTTTCTCAGATCGTGGTGGCAGTACGCAGGATTTTGTACAGGCACTTTACGATCAGGGCATTACGGAGGGTATAGGCGGAGGCCGTTTCGGTTCTGATGACAATATCACACGAGGTGACTTCTCTGTATTCGTACACAGAAGCATGGGTTCTGGAGATGTGACACCACCAGAAGATGATGATGCTGAAGAGCCTGAGGAATTCAGAGTTGTTGATATTTACTGATTACATGCAAACAGTCGGACATTTGTCCGGCTGTTTTTTTATTAGGCTCTGGTAAAGTCTGTTGTTGAAATTTCGGTTTGAAAAAGCGACAGGCGGAGACACCTGCGGGAAAAGCGCAGTCCGAACATCCACTTTCCCAGAGCGAAAGTTAGCTGAGGCAAGCCTGCTGTAAGCGTCCGCCGATAGCAATTGGAAACAACATTAAACTTTAACAGTGCTATTTTTAAGAAATCAGTTGCATTTTTATAGAAAAGTAAATACAATATAAAGTAGAAAGCGGTTGCACAAAAAGCGAAGAACTTGATATATCAAGTTCTATTATTATATTCATTTGTGCAAACGTTTTCTT
This genomic window from [Bacillus] selenitireducens MLS10 contains:
- a CDS encoding S-layer homology domain-containing protein, yielding MRRKALLMVMLLVGAIFAGSIAVMANNGSDDFPDLPRDHRVGPAVYALVDQEIISGFPDGTFRFQDNITRGDAAVMIARALSYEDLNNPNVTFEDPFVDIPTTDRYFNAANWLKEQQITGGYPDGTFAPRDTITRAEMAVILSRAFALEKTSDTYSFSDRGGSTQDFVQALYDQGITEGIGGGRFGSDDNITRGDFSVFVHRSMGSGDVTPPEDDDAEEPEEFRVVDIY